A stretch of the Oenococcus sp. UCMA 16435 genome encodes the following:
- a CDS encoding ATP-dependent Clp protease ATP-binding subunit — protein sequence MDNQYTASAKNVLLLAQEQAKYFKHEIVGSEHLLLALALEKDGLASKVLQDYNVTDDDIRNEIEQFTGYGSHTNIKAGFLAYSPKAQEILKNAALQAQSLGARQIGTEHLLLALLTDESILSSRILASLDVRLQDLTRAVFKRIGVDPSQQKPKSKQQGQNQQGTPTLDSMSRDLTALASAGQIDPVVGRDQEVHRVIQILSRRTKNNPVLIGEPGVGKTAIAEGLAHKIAVGQVPFDLANKRLMALDMGALIAGTKYRGEFEDRLKKIINEIHQDGQVILFIDELHTLIGAGGAEGALDASNLLKPALARGELQTIGATTFDEYQKYIESDQALERRFASVTVEEPSQEDSVEILKGLRPRYEEHHRVNISDEAINAAVKLSSRYITDRFLPDKAIDLMDEAAAKVRIDTVQPEDKKVDLERQLNDLRDQLDDAVSSGNFDQATKIRQQEIKIRKELAVVETDNLINGTKDHKYQLTVLEKDITDVVGQQTGIPVTQLQKSESERLLHLEEILHRRVVGQNEAISAVSRAIRRARSGIKDPSRPIGTFLFLGPTGVGKTELAKALAEAMFDSEDNMIRVDMSEYQESYSASRLIGSAPGYVGYDEGGQLTERVRNHPYSVVLLDEAEKAHPDIFNLLLQVFDDGYMTDSKGRKVDFRNTIIIMTSNLGATRIRDNKHVGFGAIEPQDSYKAMSSEIQAALKERFRPEFINRIDETIIFHSLSKPELHKIVELMSHGILQRVAEQGVSIKMNKAAIDLVAQVGFDPEYGARPIRRAFQNQVEDKISDALLSNDIRLGDSVTVGSRKGKIDLMIHHQIEKSAK from the coding sequence TTAAACATGAAATCGTTGGCTCAGAACATCTATTGTTGGCTCTTGCCTTGGAAAAAGACGGGTTGGCAAGCAAAGTTCTCCAAGACTACAACGTCACCGATGATGATATTAGAAACGAAATTGAACAATTTACCGGATATGGTTCTCATACGAATATAAAAGCCGGTTTTTTAGCATATTCGCCAAAGGCCCAGGAAATTTTGAAAAATGCAGCGCTACAGGCTCAAAGTCTTGGTGCTCGGCAGATTGGGACCGAACATCTTCTCTTGGCTTTGCTAACTGACGAGTCAATTCTCAGTTCACGAATTTTGGCCAGCTTGGATGTTCGTTTACAAGATCTGACTCGTGCAGTTTTCAAACGGATTGGTGTTGACCCAAGCCAGCAAAAGCCAAAATCCAAGCAACAAGGGCAAAATCAACAAGGAACACCAACTTTGGACTCAATGTCGCGTGATTTAACGGCCTTGGCATCGGCTGGCCAAATTGATCCGGTTGTCGGCCGGGATCAGGAAGTTCACCGGGTAATTCAGATTTTGAGTCGTCGAACGAAAAATAATCCGGTTTTGATTGGCGAGCCTGGCGTCGGAAAGACAGCGATTGCTGAAGGATTGGCACACAAAATTGCTGTTGGTCAGGTTCCTTTTGATCTAGCGAATAAGCGATTGATGGCGCTGGATATGGGAGCTTTGATTGCCGGTACTAAATATCGTGGTGAATTTGAGGACCGTTTAAAGAAAATTATCAATGAAATTCATCAAGATGGTCAGGTGATTCTTTTTATTGATGAATTGCATACTTTGATCGGTGCTGGTGGAGCGGAAGGAGCGTTGGATGCTTCCAACCTTTTAAAACCTGCTTTAGCTCGTGGAGAGCTGCAAACAATTGGTGCAACTACTTTTGATGAATATCAGAAATATATTGAATCCGATCAAGCACTTGAACGCCGTTTTGCAAGCGTAACAGTCGAGGAACCAAGCCAGGAGGATTCTGTCGAGATTTTAAAGGGTTTGCGTCCACGTTACGAAGAACATCATCGTGTTAACATTTCCGATGAGGCGATTAACGCGGCTGTCAAATTAAGCTCGCGTTATATTACGGATCGTTTTCTTCCCGATAAAGCAATTGATTTGATGGATGAAGCTGCTGCAAAGGTTCGAATCGATACAGTTCAGCCAGAGGACAAAAAAGTTGATTTGGAAAGGCAACTAAACGACTTGCGTGACCAATTAGATGATGCTGTTTCTTCTGGTAATTTTGACCAAGCAACTAAGATTCGTCAGCAGGAAATCAAGATTAGAAAAGAATTGGCGGTTGTTGAAACTGATAATTTAATTAATGGCACTAAAGACCATAAATATCAGTTAACGGTTCTTGAAAAAGATATTACCGATGTCGTTGGACAGCAAACAGGTATTCCTGTGACTCAATTACAAAAATCAGAATCCGAGCGGCTTTTGCATTTAGAAGAGATACTTCATCGACGGGTTGTTGGCCAGAATGAAGCCATTTCGGCTGTTTCCCGTGCTATTCGCAGAGCTCGCTCGGGTATCAAAGATCCAAGCCGTCCGATTGGGACCTTCCTTTTTCTTGGTCCGACTGGTGTTGGTAAGACTGAATTGGCTAAGGCGTTGGCCGAGGCAATGTTTGATTCGGAAGATAATATGATTCGAGTCGATATGTCCGAATATCAGGAATCGTATTCTGCTTCACGGCTAATTGGATCGGCTCCTGGCTATGTCGGTTATGACGAAGGTGGCCAGCTGACTGAACGTGTTCGTAATCATCCTTATTCGGTTGTTTTACTAGATGAAGCTGAAAAGGCTCATCCGGATATCTTTAATCTTTTGTTGCAGGTATTCGATGACGGCTATATGACAGATTCAAAAGGGCGCAAAGTTGATTTTAGAAATACGATCATTATCATGACATCCAATCTTGGAGCAACTCGAATTCGTGATAATAAACATGTTGGTTTTGGCGCAATCGAGCCCCAAGACAGTTACAAAGCAATGTCTAGCGAAATCCAAGCGGCTTTAAAAGAGCGTTTCCGTCCTGAATTTATCAATCGAATTGATGAGACGATTATTTTCCATTCTTTGAGCAAACCTGAACTTCACAAAATTGTCGAGTTAATGAGTCATGGAATTTTGCAACGTGTTGCTGAACAAGGGGTCTCGATCAAGATGAATAAAGCGGCTATTGATTTGGTTGCTCAAGTCGGCTTTGATCCCGAATATGGTGCTCGTCCAATTCGGCGAGCCTTCCAAAACCAAGTTGAAGATAAAATTTCAGATGCGCTGTTATCTAACGATATTCGTCTTGGCGATTCGGTGACGGTTGGTTCAAGAAAAGGCAAAATTGATCTGATGATTCATCACCAAATTGAAAAGAGTGCAAAATAA
- a CDS encoding NUDIX hydrolase, translating into MANYIKDIRKKVGHMPLIMVGVGAAYIKEGKILLQERADTGGWGLPGGYMEYGESIEQTLKREFKEDAGFEILDCKFLKNFDQEFFKYPNGDQTQVLTPFYLVTKIKEGKPQFDPHETKRVDFFDFNDLPEIHFDSHKRILTYLHDIL; encoded by the coding sequence ATGGCAAATTACATAAAAGATATTCGTAAAAAGGTCGGTCATATGCCTTTGATTATGGTTGGTGTAGGTGCGGCTTATATTAAGGAAGGAAAGATTCTGTTGCAGGAAAGAGCTGACACAGGCGGATGGGGTCTGCCTGGTGGCTATATGGAATATGGAGAAAGCATTGAACAAACTCTTAAGCGCGAGTTTAAGGAAGATGCTGGTTTTGAAATTCTAGATTGCAAATTTTTAAAGAATTTCGATCAAGAATTTTTTAAATATCCAAATGGCGATCAGACTCAGGTTCTGACACCTTTTTATTTGGTAACAAAGATCAAAGAGGGCAAGCCACAATTTGATCCTCACGAAACCAAGAGGGTTGATTTTTTCGATTTTAATGATTTGCCGGAAATCCATTTTGATTCCCATAAACGTATCCTTACTTATCTGCACGATATTTTGTAA
- a CDS encoding NADH-dependent flavin oxidoreductase, translating into MTNYQFLQTFEFKNGIKIKNRIVIPPMTECSSFEDGNVTKNELDYFALRTGGAGIFITPASNVSDLGKGFEGQLSCASDDMLPSLTQVANTIKVNGTKAILQLHHAGRITNSKILRGQQAVSPSSVASLRPGSEIPRELTNEEILQIISDFGQATRRAIEAGFDGIELHGANTYLIQQFFSPHSNRRSDDWGGTLEKRMKFPLAVVDQVHKIVEKYADRPFIIGYRISPEEIETPGIRLADTLALIDVLKKQPIDYLHISTRNVWQTSKNDPDDQIPVVEQIKAHTKNEVPLIAVGNIAKPAEAEKVIESGFNFVSLGREMLREPQWVEKVQSDQEERINYSLDKTDLKQLQITPPFWRFLTKKKHSKLTAD; encoded by the coding sequence ATGACAAATTATCAATTTTTACAGACATTCGAATTCAAAAATGGCATCAAGATTAAAAATAGAATTGTAATCCCACCGATGACGGAATGCTCAAGTTTCGAAGATGGTAATGTCACCAAAAACGAATTAGATTATTTTGCCTTGAGGACCGGTGGGGCCGGAATCTTTATTACTCCAGCAAGTAACGTCAGCGACCTTGGCAAAGGTTTTGAAGGGCAGTTAAGTTGTGCCAGTGACGATATGCTTCCAAGTCTTACTCAAGTAGCAAATACAATTAAAGTCAATGGGACCAAAGCTATCCTGCAATTACATCATGCCGGGCGGATAACTAACTCAAAAATTCTTCGCGGCCAGCAGGCAGTCAGCCCCTCGTCCGTTGCCTCTCTGCGCCCAGGGTCCGAGATTCCACGTGAATTAACAAACGAAGAAATTTTACAAATAATTTCTGATTTCGGACAAGCAACCCGGCGGGCGATCGAAGCCGGTTTTGACGGAATTGAATTGCATGGAGCTAACACTTATTTGATACAACAATTCTTTTCTCCACACTCCAATCGGCGGTCGGACGATTGGGGAGGAACATTAGAAAAAAGGATGAAATTCCCTCTTGCAGTGGTTGATCAAGTTCATAAAATTGTTGAAAAATATGCTGATCGTCCCTTTATAATCGGCTACCGAATTTCCCCGGAAGAAATTGAAACTCCCGGTATTCGTTTGGCTGACACTTTAGCCTTGATTGACGTTTTAAAGAAACAACCGATTGATTATCTGCATATTTCAACAAGAAACGTTTGGCAAACCAGCAAAAATGATCCCGACGATCAAATACCCGTTGTTGAGCAAATTAAAGCACATACAAAAAACGAGGTTCCTTTAATCGCCGTGGGAAATATTGCCAAACCAGCCGAAGCTGAAAAGGTAATTGAAAGTGGCTTTAATTTCGTTTCCCTCGGACGAGAAATGTTGCGTGAACCTCAATGGGTAGAGAAAGTCCAAAGTGACCAAGAAGAACGAATTAATTATTCGCTTGATAAAACGGACTTAAAACAGTTACAGATTACCCCTCCATTTTGGAGATTTTTAACAAAAAAGAAACATTCCAAACTAACAGCCGATTAA
- a CDS encoding ABC-F family ATP-binding cassette domain-containing protein, protein MFVQQLNKFNDLSGGQKTRELIKKALIQRPDLLLLDEPTTHLDEKNVQWLLQQLQDFSGSILAVSHDRYFLKQFADLLWIFENHRVREFKGNFARFLESRKSLLTSQKNAYKSAKNKRRQLQKSVQIISGKADKLSKTSIRNPFYAKKSKSLAHLAKNSQRRIENLSRVEKPFEKKSLKLRNSFNLTKGKNLIKVLNLDVVREKHLLVSGFSLTISSGDKLALIGDNGVGKTTSIEAIVAGKAPTVTRSENLKIGYFHQDLNQLDNSKNLLENILDGSLENEQTVRDFLGAFGIRRDKVFQKTVSLSGGEKIKLALIKILLSGANLLILDEPTNFLDLSAIEALEDFLLDYSGGILLISHDLELVKTVANKIYKIEGQRIIEL, encoded by the coding sequence ATCTTTGTTCAGCAACTCAATAAATTCAATGATCTATCTGGTGGCCAGAAAACGCGTGAATTGATTAAAAAAGCTTTAATTCAAAGACCGGATTTACTTTTATTGGATGAGCCAACGACCCATCTTGACGAAAAAAATGTCCAGTGGTTGCTCCAACAATTGCAAGATTTTTCCGGAAGTATTTTAGCCGTTTCTCATGATCGGTATTTTTTAAAACAATTTGCAGATTTGCTTTGGATCTTTGAAAATCACCGAGTAAGAGAATTTAAAGGAAATTTTGCTCGTTTTCTTGAATCTCGAAAATCTTTGTTGACTAGTCAGAAAAATGCTTATAAAAGTGCCAAAAATAAGCGCCGTCAATTACAAAAATCTGTTCAAATCATTAGCGGAAAAGCTGATAAATTATCGAAAACGAGCATTCGTAATCCTTTTTATGCCAAAAAATCAAAAAGTTTAGCTCATTTGGCCAAAAATAGTCAAAGACGAATTGAAAATTTAAGCAGAGTAGAAAAACCTTTCGAAAAAAAATCTTTGAAATTGCGGAATTCGTTTAACTTAACGAAAGGAAAAAATTTAATTAAAGTTTTAAATCTTGATGTTGTTCGCGAAAAACATTTGTTGGTATCTGGATTTAGCCTGACAATTTCGTCCGGAGACAAACTGGCATTAATTGGTGACAACGGTGTTGGCAAAACAACGTCTATTGAAGCAATTGTGGCTGGTAAAGCACCAACGGTTACTCGATCAGAAAATTTAAAAATTGGTTATTTTCATCAGGATTTAAATCAATTAGATAATTCAAAGAATTTGTTGGAAAATATTTTAGACGGATCACTTGAAAACGAGCAGACGGTTCGCGACTTCCTTGGTGCTTTTGGTATCCGTCGAGATAAGGTTTTTCAAAAAACGGTTAGTCTTTCCGGCGGAGAAAAAATTAAATTGGCTTTGATTAAGATCCTGCTATCTGGGGCCAATCTTTTGATTTTAGACGAACCAACGAATTTTCTTGATTTGTCGGCAATTGAGGCTTTGGAAGATTTTCTGCTTGATTATTCAGGCGGTATTCTATTAATTTCTCATGATTTGGAATTAGTCAAAACTGTAGCAAATAAAATCTACAAAATTGAAGGTCAACGTATAATTGAATTATGA
- a CDS encoding aldo/keto reductase, with translation MSILDETFQLNNGNQIPKVAFGTWRLKNGDEAYQAVAAALKIGYRHIDTAFHYFNEPSVGQAIKDSGIKREDIFLTTKLPAEIKNHDDILKNFQESLNRLQTDYVDLYLIHAPWPWADINLDYRYDGANREAWQAMEEIYKSGRAKAIGVSNFDMHDLKNIQQIWSVKPAVNQIEFYVGWTQPKIAEFTKALDIQLEAYSPLATGGLATQPDIQKIAEKYQVSVPQIALKYVLQKNVLPLPRATKAEHAKSNAELDFEISAEDMKVLDQMPDTGQARHNVTMG, from the coding sequence ATGAGTATTTTAGATGAAACTTTTCAATTGAATAACGGGAATCAAATTCCCAAAGTCGCCTTTGGTACATGGCGTTTAAAAAATGGGGACGAAGCTTATCAAGCAGTTGCGGCTGCCTTAAAAATTGGCTATCGCCATATCGATACTGCTTTTCATTATTTCAACGAGCCGTCTGTCGGTCAAGCAATCAAGGATTCGGGAATCAAACGGGAAGATATTTTTCTGACAACAAAATTGCCGGCCGAAATTAAAAATCACGATGATATTTTAAAGAATTTTCAGGAATCTCTCAATCGCCTGCAGACTGATTATGTCGACCTTTATTTAATTCATGCTCCATGGCCGTGGGCTGATATTAATTTGGATTATCGCTACGATGGGGCTAATCGCGAGGCTTGGCAGGCAATGGAAGAAATTTATAAATCCGGCCGAGCAAAAGCGATTGGTGTTTCTAATTTTGATATGCACGATTTAAAAAACATTCAACAGATTTGGTCGGTTAAACCGGCAGTTAACCAAATAGAATTCTATGTTGGCTGGACGCAACCAAAGATCGCCGAATTCACCAAGGCCTTGGATATCCAGCTAGAGGCATATTCCCCGCTAGCAACCGGAGGCTTGGCAACTCAACCCGATATTCAGAAGATTGCCGAAAAATATCAAGTTTCTGTACCCCAAATTGCACTGAAATATGTTCTTCAAAAGAATGTTTTGCCACTGCCGCGGGCCACGAAGGCCGAACATGCTAAATCGAATGCTGAACTTGATTTTGAAATTTCTGCCGAGGATATGAAGGTTCTTGATCAAATGCCGGATACCGGTCAAGCACGTCACAATGTAACGATGGGCTAA
- a CDS encoding NUDIX domain-containing protein, producing the protein MAEGNYISRIRAKIGHDPLIMINTFAVLWNEKHDAIFLEQRADIPDGWGFPGGFVEYGESPMDAIVREVKEETNLDVKVKNMFEMISSVNPHNFWGDAQQNLSLGFEIELLDGKLQVDQSETLAAEFVPINPEPKMFVPAAQANMHRILTWEDRPKPWLIDSNIKSHS; encoded by the coding sequence ATGGCTGAAGGTAATTATATTAGCCGGATCCGTGCCAAAATTGGTCACGATCCTTTAATTATGATTAATACATTTGCTGTCCTTTGGAATGAAAAACACGATGCCATTTTTTTGGAACAAAGAGCTGATATTCCTGATGGATGGGGTTTTCCGGGTGGCTTTGTCGAATATGGCGAATCGCCGATGGATGCAATTGTCCGCGAGGTCAAAGAAGAGACCAATCTGGATGTTAAAGTAAAAAATATGTTTGAAATGATTTCGAGTGTTAATCCACATAACTTTTGGGGAGACGCTCAACAGAATTTAAGCTTGGGATTCGAAATTGAATTGCTTGACGGAAAATTGCAGGTTGATCAAAGTGAGACTTTGGCGGCTGAATTTGTTCCAATTAATCCGGAACCAAAGATGTTCGTCCCAGCAGCTCAGGCAAATATGCATCGGATTTTGACTTGGGAAGATCGGCCGAAACCCTGGTTAATTGACAGTAATATAAAAAGTCATAGTTGA
- a CDS encoding PadR family transcriptional regulator — MLKGILQGCLLILLTKKEMYGYKISQELEQYGFQGIPKGTIYPLLLNMEKKGLITGKMRPSSDGPKRKYYRISEKGLGEKKIFVSEWQSLANSVDQLIKKDK, encoded by the coding sequence ATGTTAAAAGGTATTCTTCAGGGCTGCTTGCTAATATTACTGACAAAAAAAGAGATGTACGGTTATAAAATTAGTCAAGAATTAGAGCAGTATGGTTTTCAAGGCATCCCCAAGGGAACGATTTATCCATTACTTTTAAACATGGAAAAGAAGGGATTAATCACCGGTAAAATGCGACCATCGTCTGACGGACCAAAGCGAAAGTATTATCGAATTAGCGAAAAAGGTTTGGGAGAAAAGAAGATATTCGTAAGCGAATGGCAGTCTTTAGCAAACAGTGTGGACCAACTAATTAAAAAGGATAAGTAA
- a CDS encoding DUF488 family protein produces the protein MVYMVKIERIYGTESKGYRILIDSLWPRGVSKEKAAIDLWAKDIAPSADLRKQFYDHDIDEMAFRAIYLTELSSNPASKDFLQTLRDHEDSVLLYAAKDDHENNAKVLADYLKRQGFDFSKNEPEKEPDKDDQESKI, from the coding sequence ATGGTTTATATGGTCAAAATTGAGAGAATTTATGGAACAGAATCAAAGGGTTATCGAATTTTAATTGATAGTCTTTGGCCCCGTGGGGTTAGTAAGGAAAAAGCCGCAATCGACTTATGGGCAAAAGATATTGCCCCTTCGGCAGATTTACGCAAACAGTTTTACGATCACGATATTGATGAAATGGCTTTTAGGGCAATTTATTTAACGGAGCTTTCGAGCAATCCCGCCAGCAAAGATTTCTTGCAGACCTTAAGAGACCACGAGGACAGTGTTTTATTGTATGCAGCTAAAGATGATCATGAAAATAATGCTAAAGTTTTGGCTGATTATTTAAAACGTCAAGGATTTGATTTCAGCAAAAATGAACCGGAAAAGGAGCCTGATAAAGACGACCAAGAAAGCAAAATCTGA
- a CDS encoding DNA-deoxyinosine glycosylase, whose protein sequence is MYDENSKVLLLGSLPSPKSLASGFYYGSPQNIFWSTLAKTLGVDEPEKSKEARLSFALKHRVAIWITLKEADIIGAQDSTIKNPVPNDFSDILKNSQIRTIFTEGKKATELFNKLAAPKIGQESVYLPSTSPANRATQAKPIFMERWNLVKDALND, encoded by the coding sequence ATTTATGATGAGAATTCAAAAGTTTTATTATTAGGCAGCTTACCGTCTCCGAAATCTTTGGCTTCCGGATTTTACTATGGCAGCCCTCAGAATATATTTTGGTCGACTTTGGCAAAAACGCTTGGTGTTGATGAACCGGAAAAAAGTAAAGAAGCGCGTTTATCGTTTGCTTTGAAACATCGTGTTGCGATATGGATAACTTTAAAGGAAGCCGACATTATTGGAGCACAGGATTCAACAATTAAGAATCCTGTTCCAAATGATTTTTCCGATATTTTAAAGAATTCTCAAATTAGGACAATTTTTACAGAAGGAAAAAAAGCCACGGAGCTCTTTAACAAATTGGCAGCGCCGAAAATAGGCCAAGAATCAGTTTATTTGCCCTCGACTTCTCCTGCTAATCGGGCCACACAGGCCAAACCAATTTTTATGGAACGTTGGAATTTGGTTAAAGACGCTCTTAATGACTGA